A DNA window from Camelina sativa cultivar DH55 chromosome 13, Cs, whole genome shotgun sequence contains the following coding sequences:
- the LOC104735589 gene encoding DNA-directed RNA polymerase 2, chloroplastic/mitochondrial-like, with translation MSNAQTPVFLANHTKVFDHLIPLRKPLIFSPNSVSQSFPMWRNIAKQAILRSAARFNNVRSQTLGGSLQESLLSKYLSFRCSVFGSTISGSPCREMGVRRLCGGITRREGFFKNERCLNGTLARGYASVAEEVLSTDVEEEPELDELLKEMKKEKKRESHRSWRMKKQEHLGMGRTKFQNLWRRQVKIETEEWERAAAEYRELLTDMCEQKLAPNLPYVKSLFLGWFEPLRDAIAKEQELYRLGKSKATYAHYLDQLPADMIAVITMHKLMGHLMTGGDNGCVKVVQAACTVGDAIEQEIRICTFLDKTRKKKGDDNEESAEVENGTAMKEQDKLRKKVNELIKKQKLSAVRKILQSHDYTKPWIADVRAKVGSRLIELLVRTAYIQSPANQQDNDISDVRPAFVHTFKTVAKESTKSGRKYGVIECDPLVRKGLEKSGRYAVMPYMPMLVPPLKWSGYDKGAYLFLASYIMKTHGAKQQREALKSAPKGQLQPVFEALDTLGSTKWRVNKRVLTVVDRIWSSGGCAADLVDRSDVPLPEKPDTEDEGIIKKWRWEVKAAKKVNSERHSQRCDTELKLSVARKMKDEEGFYYPHNIDFRGRAYPMPPHLNHLGSDLCRGVLEFSEGRPLGISGLRWLKIHLANLYAGGVDKLSLDGRLAFTENHLDDIFDSADRPLEGNRWWLQAEDPFQCLAVCINLTEALRSPSPETVLSHIPIHQDGSCNGLQHYAALGRDTLGAEAVNLVAGEKPADVYSGIATRVLDIMRRDADRDPEAFPDALRAKKLLNQVDRKLVKQTVMTSVYGVTYIGARDQIKRRLKERSDFGDEKEIFGAACYAAKVTLAAIDEMFEAARAIMRWFGECAKIIATENETVRWTTPLGLPVVQPYHQMGTKLVKTSLQTLSLQRETDKVIVRRQRTAFPPNFIHSLDGSHMMMTAVACKRAGVCFAGVHDSFWTHACDVDKLNRILREKFVELYSQPILENLLESFEQSFPHLEFPPLPERGDLDLKVVLDSPYFFN, from the exons ATGTCCAATGCCCAAACCCCAGTGTTCTTGGCAAATCATACTAAGGTATTCGATCATTTGATTCCATTGCGTAAACCCTTGATTTTTTCTCCAAACTCAGTTTCCCAATCCTTCCCTATGTGGAGAAACATTGCTAAACAAGCAATTTTGAGGTCAGCTGCTAGATTTAACAACGTCCGTTCCCAAACTCTTGGCGGCTCTCTTCAGGAGTCTCTTCTCTCGAAATATTTGAGCTTTCGGTGTTCGGTGTTCGGTTCCACCATCTCGGGATCACCATGTCGCGAAATGGGTGTTCGTCGTTTATGTGGTGGGATCACGAGGCGAGAGGGTTTTTTCAAGAACGAGAGGTGCCTTAATGGGACTTTGGCTAGAGGGTACGCGAGTGTAGCTGAAGAGGTCTTATCAACAGATGTTGAGGAAGAGCCTGAGTTGGATGAACTgttgaaggagatgaagaaggagaagaagagagagagtcatCGTTCGTGGCGGATGAAGAAGCAAGAACATCTTGGAATGGGTCGTACCAAGTTTCAGAATCTATGGAGAAGACAAGTTAAGATCGAGACTGAAGAATGGGAAAGAGCTGCTGCTGAGTATAGGGAGCTTTTGACGGATATGTGTGAGCAAAAGCTTGCGCCCAATCTGCCTTATGTGAAGTCGTtgtttttgggttggtttgaaCCGTTAAGGGATGCAATTGCTAAAGAACAGGAATTGTATAGACTAGGGAAGAGCAAAGCAACTTATGCACATTACCTTGATCAGTTGCCTGCCGACATGATAGCTGTTATCACAATGCACAAGTTGATGGGGCATTTGATGACTGGTGGTGATAACGGTTGTGTTAAGGTTGTTCAAGCTGCGTGTACAGTAGGCGATGCCATTGAACAAGAG ATAAGAATATGCACATTCCTGGATAAGACCAGGAAGAAAAAAGGGGATGACAATGAGGAGAGTGCGGAAGTTGAAAATGGAACTGCAATGAAGGAACAAGATAAGTTAAGAAAGAAGGTCAATGAATtgataaagaaacaaaagttgtcAGCAGTTAGAAAGATCTTGCAGTCACATGACTATACAAAACCATGGATCGCTGATGTTAGGGCTAAG GTTGGAAGTCGTCTAATAGAGTTATTGGTAAGAACAGCTTATATACAGTCTCCAGCTAATCAACAGGATAATGATATCTCTGATGTTCGACCTGCATTTGTGCATACCTTCAAGACAGTAGCGAAAGAAAGCAC GAAATCTGGGAGAAAATATGGTGTAATCGAGTGTGACCCTTTGGTCCGCAAAGGCTTGGAAAAAAGT GGGAGATATGCAGTGATGCCATACATGCCAATGCTGGTTCCCCCTCTCAAATGGTCAGG ATACGACAAAGGTGCTTACTTGTTCTTAGCATCTTATATAATGAAAACTCATGGAGCTAAGCAACAACGAGAGGCACTTAAGAGCGCACCTAAAGGACAACTACAACCAGTCTTTGAG GCCCTGGATACGCTTGGAAGTACTAAATGGAGAGTAAATAAGCGAGTCTTAACGGTTGTAGATAGGATATGGAGCAGTGGCGGATGTGCTGCTGATCTGGTGGATCGCAGCGAT GTTCCTTTACCAGAAAAGCCTGATACTGAAGATGAGGGCATTATTAAGAAATGGAGGTGGGAAGTCAAAGCTGCTAAAAAGGTGAACAGCGAGAGACATTCTCAGCGCTGTGACACAGAACTCAAGCTTTCG GTGGCAAGGAAAATGAAAGATGAGGAAGGTTTTTACTATCCCCACAATATTGACTTCCGAGGACGTGCATATCCCATGCCCCCGCACTTAAATCATCTCGGCTCTGATTTGTGTCGGGGTGTTTTGGAGTTTTCGGAGGGAAGGCCTCTTGGAATTTCAGGCTTACGCTGGCTGAAGATACACTTAGCAAACTTGTATGCTGGTGGTGTAGATAAGTTATCACTTGATGGACGGCTAGCTTTCACCGAAAATCACTTGGATGACATATTTGATTCGGCAGACAGACCACTTGAAGGAAACAGATGGTGGCTGCAGGCTGAAGACCCATTTCAGTGCTTGGCTGTGTGTATAAATCTGACTGAAGCTCTGAGAAGCCCATCCCCGGAGACAGTTTTGTCACATATTCCTATACATCAG GATGGTTCCTGCAATGGTCTACAGCATTATGCCGCTCTCGGGAGAGACACA TTAGGAGCAGAAGCTGTTAATCTAGTGGCAGGTGAGAAGCCGGCAGATGTTTATTCCGGAATAGCTACCAG GGTTCTTGATATTATGCGCCGAGATGCAGACAGAGATCCTGAAGCTTTTCCAGATGCATTGCGTGCAAAAAAATTACTCAACCAG GTGGATCGTAAACTTGTAAAGCAGACGGTTATGACATCAGTCTATGGTGTCACCTATATTGGCGCTCGGGATCAAATAAAGAGAAGGTTGAAGGAACGCAGTGATTTTGGTgatgaaaaagaaatttttggGGCGGCTTGCTATGCGGCAAAG GTAACTTTAGCTGCTATAGATGAGATGTTTGAAGCTGCACGCGCCATCATGCGCTGGTTTGGTGAATGTGCGAAG ATTATTGCTACAGAAAATGAAACAGTTCGATGGACAACACCATTGGGTCTTCCTGTTGTACAACCTTACCACCAAATGGGGACAAAACTC GTAAAGACATCCCTCCAGACCCTATCGCTTCAGCGTGAGACTGATAAG gttATTGTCAGGCGACAAAGGACAGCGTTTCCTCCAAATTTTATTCACTCCCTCGATGGGTCTCATATGATGATGACTGCAGTTGCCTGCAAAAGAGCAGGCGTGTGTTTTGCAG GAGTTCATGACTCGTTTTGGACACATGCGTGCGACGTGGATAAATTAAACAGAATACTAAGGGAAAAGTTTGTTGAGCTGTATTCGCAACCGATACTAGAGAAT TTACTGGAGAGCTTTGAGCAATCGTTTCCTCATTTAGAGTTTCCTCCTCTGCCGGAACGAggagatttggatttaaaagtgGTGTTAGATTCACCTTATTTCTTCAACTGA
- the LOC104735590 gene encoding F-box/kelch-repeat protein At5g15710 produces MERLGFWGLLMGSVEKSSDSVKSLACSASTKNGDEESTSSKQASPLRSSGSRNTSPLGRVGSRNTSPSRQKVVKTKPRGFEEETVASFGKQVVADVQMEDGIWAMLPEDLLNEILARLPPFMIFRIRSVCKKWNLILQDNSFLKFHSNVSSHGPCLLTFWKNSPQIPQCSVFSLPLKTWYKVPFTFLPPWAFWLVGSSGGLVCFSGLDGLTFRTLVCNPLMQTWRTLPSMHYNQQRQLVMVVDRSEKSFKVIATNDIYGDKSLPTEVYDSKTDKWSLHQIMPAANLCSSKMAYCDSRLYLETLSPLGLMMYRLDTGQWEHIPAKFPRSLLDGYLVAGTQKRLFLVGRIGLYSTLQSMRIWELDHTKVSWVEISRMPPKYFRALLRLSAERFECFGQDNLICFTSWNQGKGLLYNVDKKIWSWISGCALQSCNSQVCFYEPRFDASVH; encoded by the coding sequence ATGGAGCGTCTAGGATTTTGGGGATTGTTGATGGGTAGTGTAGAGAAGTCATCGGATTCTGTAAAGTCGCTGGCTTGCTCTGCATCTACGAAGAATGGAGATGAAGAGAGTACTTCATCGAAGCAAGCTTCACCATTGAGGAGTTCTGGATCGAGAAATACTAGCCCTTTAGGTAGAGTTGGGTCGAGAAACACGAGTCCCTCTAGGCAGAAAGTGGTGAAGACGAAACCTCGTGGTTTTGAGGAAGAGACAGTGGCTTCATTTGGTAAACAAGTTGTTGCTGATGTGCAGATGGAGGATGGTATATGGGCAATGCTTCCAGAGGATTTGCTCAACGAGATTTTAGCTAGGCTTCCGCCGTTTATGATATTTCGGATCCGGTCCGTTTGTAAGAAATGGAACTTGATTCTTCAGGATAATAGTTTTCTCAAGTTTCACTCAAATGTGTCATCTCATGGCCCTTGTCTTCTCACTTTTTGGAAGAACTCGCCGCAGATTCCACAATGTTCGGTTTTTAGCTTGCCGTTGAAGACTTGGTACAAAGTTCCATTCACGTTTTTGCCTCCATGGGCTTTTTGGTTGGTTGGTTCTTCAGGTGGTCTCGTCTGCTTTTCTGGTCTTGATGGTCTAACTTTCAGAACTTTAGTATGCAATCCTCTGATGCAGACTTGGAGGACTCTACCGAGTATGCACTATAACCAACAAAGGCAATTGGTTATGGTCGTAGATCGGTCAGAGAAATCATTCAAAGTTATAGCCACAAATGATATTTACGGTGATAAGTCACTTCCTACCGAAGTTTATGATTCCAAAACTGACAAATGGTCCTTACATCAAATAATGCCTGCAGCGAACTTATGCTCTTCAAAAATGGCTTACTGTGATTCCCGATTATATCTAGAAACTCTTTCGCCTCTTGGTTTAATGATGTATCGGCTTGATACAGGGCAATGGGAACACATTCCAGCAAAATTCCCAAGATCTTTATTGGATGGTTATTTAGTTGCTGGAACTCAGAAGAGATTGTTTCTCGTAGGAAGGATTGGCCTCTACAGTACCCTCCAAAGCATGAGGATATGGGAGCTTGATCACACAAAGGTTTCTTGGGTAGAGATAAGTAGAATGCCACCAAAATACTTCCGAGCACTTCTGAGACTTTCTGCTGAGAGGTTTGAGTGTTTTGGACAAGATAATTTGATCTGCTTTACGTCCTGGAATCAAGGAAAAGGTCTTCTATACAATGTGGATAAGAAGATTTGGTCTTGGATTTCCGGTTGTGCTCTTCAGTCATGCAACAGCCAAGTGTGCTTTTATGAGCCAAGATTTGATGCATCTGTCCACTGA
- the LOC104735591 gene encoding GDSL esterase/lipase 7: MKSLLICVVLLELVWFGHGQSEDDHHPLAPAFFVFGDSLVDSGNNNYIPTLARANYFPYGIDFGFPTGRFCNGRTVVDYGATYLGLPLVPPYLSPLSIGQNSLRGVNYASAAAGILDETGQHYGARTTFNGQISQFEITIELNLRRFFQNPADLRKYLAKSIIGINIGSNDYINNYLMPERYSTSQTYSGEDYADLLIKTLSAQISRLYNLGARKMVLAGSGPLGCIPSQLSMVSGNKNSGCVTKINDMVSMFNIRLKDLANTLNTTLPGSFFVYQNVFDLFHDMVVNPSRYGLVVSNEACCGNGRYGGALTCLPLQQPCLDRHQYVFWDAFHPTETANKIIAHNTFSKSANYSYPISVYELAKL, from the exons ATGAAGAGTTTGTtgatttgtgttgtgttgttagAGCTTGTCTGGTTTGGCCATGGCCAATCTGAAGATGATCATCATCCTCTTGCTCCAGCTTTCTTTGTCTTTGGAGATTCCTTAGTTGATAGTGGAAACAACAATTACATTCCAACTCTCGCACGAGCTAATTATTTCCCTTATGGGATTGATTTTGGCTTCCCCACTGGCCGTTTCTGCAATGGCCGTACAGTTGTTGATTATGGAG CAACGTACCTCGGCTTGCCATTGGTGCCACCATACTTATCTCCTTTATCCATCGGGCAAAATTCCTTAAGAGGGGTCAACTATGCATCTGCAGCAGCTGGGATTTTAGATGAAACAGGACAACATTAT GGAGCAAGAACTACATTTAATGGACAGATATCGCAGTTTGAGATTACAATAGAGTTGAACCTCCGGCGTTTCTTTCAAAACCCTGCAGATCTGAGAAAGTATCTTGCAAAATCGATAATTGGGATCAATATAGGAAGCAATGATTATATCAACAACTACCTTATGCCTGAGAGATACTCCACCAGCCAAACCTACAGTGGAGAAGACTACGCAGATCTCCTGATCAAGACTCTGTCAGCTCAAATATCA AGACTATACAACTTAGGTGCAAGAAAAATGGTGTTAGCTGGGTCAGGACCATTAGGTTGCATACCAAGTCAGCTATCTATGGTAAGTGGCAACAAAAACAGCGGGTGTGTGACAAAGATCAACGATATGGTTTCCATGTTCAACATCCGTCTGAAAGATCTAGCAAATACTCTCAACACAACTCTTCCAGGATCTTTCTTTGTCTATCAAAACGTCTTTGATCTGTTTCATGATATGGTTGTGAACCCCTCAAGATATG GTCTTGTAGTATCAAACGAAGCGTGCTGCGGTAACGGGAGATATGGAGGAGCCTTAACATGCCTTCCGTTGCAGCAACCATGCTTGGATAGGCATCAATATGTCTTTTGGGATGCATTTCATCCCACAGAAACTGCCAACAAAATCATAGCTCACAATACCTTCAGCAAGTCTGCAAACTACTCCTACCCTATCAGTGTCTATGAATTGGCTAAACTGTAG
- the LOC104735592 gene encoding uncharacterized protein LOC104735592, whose protein sequence is MKQTSLKLTTIVLGVFFIILLLLLQRPRGGSSNGDLSMGRKLTAMEPIEARNVARSLEDSIWRDHFEREVDHLMKHEYPSPVKPRKRTPVHNGLPNGH, encoded by the exons ATGAAGCAGACAAGTCTGAAGTTGACGACCATCGTTTTAGGGgttttcttcatcattcttcttcttcttcttcaaaggcCTCGAG GTGGATCGAGCAATGGAGATCTCTCGATGGGACGGAAG TTAACAGCTATGGAACCGATTGAAGCCAGAAATGTAGCAAGATCGTTGGAAGATTCAATATGGAGAGATCATTTCGAGAGAGAGGTCGATCATCTGATGAAGCACGAATATCCTTCACCCGTGAAGCCAAGGAAAAGAACTCCGGTTCACAATGGCTTGCCTAATGGTCACTAG
- the LOC104735593 gene encoding calcium/calmodulin-regulated receptor-like kinase 2 gives MVNRSDLVVIGISVGLALGLLLALILFLAIKWYKHHSRLRRCANEQNTPTLPVHTAKRGVVISDDSSNTASVQPPENAAPTQHQPWWNNHNKDLTVSASGIPRYHYKDIQKATQNFTTVLGQGSFGPVYKAVMPNGGLAAAKVHASNSSQGDREFQTEVSLLGRLHHRNLVNLIGYCVDKNHRMLIYEFMSNGSLENLLYGGEEMQVLNWEERLQIALDISHGIEYLHEGAVPPVIHRDLKSANILLDHSMRAKVADFGLSKEMVLDRMTSGLKGTHGYMDPTYISTKKYTMKSDIYSFGVIILELITAIHPQQNLMEYINLASMSPDGIDEILDQKLVGNASIEEVRLLAKIANRCVHKTPRKRPSIGEVTQFILKIKQSRSRGRRQDTMSSSFGVGYEEDLSRVMSRIKDQHVELGLLAGVKEEDHQDRNHTITI, from the exons atgGTGAATAGGAGTGATTTGGTAGTGATTGGCATTTCGGTTGGGCTTGCACTTGGTCTCTTGCTCGCTCTGATCTTGTTCTTGGCCATAAAATGGTATAAGCACCACTCTCGCCTTAGGCGATGCGCTAATGAACAGAATACCCCGACTCTACCTGTTCACACTGCTAAAAGAGGCGTAGTAATCTCTGATGATAGCTCAAATACAGCATCGGTACAGCCTCCTGAGAACGCAGCACCCACTCAACATCAGCCATGGTGGAACAACCATAACAAAGATCTCACTGTATCTGCATCCGGCATACCTAGATATCACTACAA GGATATTCAGAAAGCAACACAAAATTTCACAACCGTTCTAGGACAAGGATCTTTTGGTCCTGTCTACAAAGCGGTTATGCCTAATGGAGGATTAGCTGCAGCGAAAGTTCATGCCTCTAATTCAAGTCAAGGAGATAGAGAGTTTCAAACCGAG GTATCTTTACTTGGGAGGCTGCATCACCGGAATCTTGTGAACTTGATAGGATACTGTGTTGATAAGAATCACCGGATGTTGATCTATGAGTTCATGAGTAACGGAAGTTTGGAGAATCTTTTGTATGGTG GTGAAGAGATGCAAGTCTTGAATTGGGAAGAGCGGCTTCAAATCGCTCTTGACATCTCCCACGGAATTGAATACCTTCACGAAGGGGCAGTGCCGCCAGTTATTCACCGTGATCTTAAGTCAGCAAACATATTGTTAGATCACTCTATGAGAGCAAAG gtTGCGGATTTTGGATTGTCGAAAGAGATGGTTTTGGATAGAATGACTTCGGGATTGAAGGGTACTCACGGATACATGGATCCAACGTatatttcaactaaaaaatacaCGATGAAGAGCGACATTTACAGTTTTGGTGTCATTATTCTTGAGCTCATTACTGCAATCCACCCCCAACAGAATCTGATGGAATACATCAACCTG GCTTCGATGAGTCCAGATGGTATCGACGAAATACTGGATCAGAAACTAGTGGGAAATGCAAGCATTGAAGAAGTGAGGTTACTGGCGAAGATTGCAAACAGGTGTGTGCACAAGACACCAAGAAAAAGACCATCCATTGGAGAAGTGACACAGTTCATACTAAAGATCAAACAAAGTCGGTCTAGAGGAAGAAGACAGGACACGATGTCTTCATCGTTTGGTGTTGGTTATGAGGAAGATCTGTCAAGGGTTATGAGCAGGATTAAGGATCAGCATGTTGAGTTAGGGTTATTGGCTGGTGTTAAAGAAGAGGATCATCAAGATAGGAACCATACGATAACAATTTAA
- the LOC104735594 gene encoding uncharacterized protein At1g04910-like isoform X1: MFLIKNTHVFEVSNIRMLKMIIHSALDQVYTILQSKSRKLWEMNVKLLGESKVEKLKNSFVSRPRMSLWMIRAVTVLWLWSCFVHLMALGEMWGPRLFKGWPSCFNHNGLSSPVDMTSLPTKIALPPKRVYVNNGYLMVSCNGGLNQMRAAICDMVTIARYMNVTLIVPELDKTSFWNDPSEFKDIFDLDHFISSLRDEVRILKELPPRLKKRVELGVYHEMPPISWSNMSYYQNQILPLVKKHKVLHLNRTDTRLANNELPVEVQKLRCRVNFNGLKFTPQIEELGRRVVKILREKGPFLVLHLRYEMDMLAFSGCSHGCNPEEEEELTRMRYAYPWWKEKVINSELKRKDGLCPLTPEETALTLTALGIDRNVQIYIAAGEIYGGQRRMKALTDAFPNVVRKETLLEPSDLDFCRNHSSQMAALDYLVALESDIFVPTNDGNMARVVEGHRRFLGFKKTIQLNRKFLVKLIDEYTEGLLSWDVFSSSVKAFHSTRMGSPKRRLVIPNRPKEEDYFYANPHECLQLLDEPLRVI, translated from the exons ATGtttcttataaaaaatacacaCGTTTTCGAAGTTTCGAATATCAGAATGCTGAAGATGATAATTCATTCGGCTCTGGACCAGGTTTATACCATACTTCAATCCAAATCAAG GAAACTTTGGGAGATGAATGTTAAGCTTTTAGGTGAGAGCAAAGTTGAGAAACTCAAGAACTCTTTTGTTTCGAGGCCTCGTATGAGTTTATGGATGATTCGTGCTGTTACCGTCTTGTGGCTTTGGAGCTGTTTCGTTCATTTGATGGCTTTGGGTGAGATGTGGGGACCTAGATTGTTTAAAGGTTGGCCTTCTTGTTTCAATCACAATGGTTTGTCTTCTCCCGTAGATATGACGTCTCTCCCCACTAAAATTGCCCTTCCTCCTAAAA GGGTATATGTGAACAATGGTTATCTTATGGTTTCCTGCAATGGAGGACTCAATCAGATGCGAGCAGCG ATATGTGATATGGTAACTATTGCAAGGTACATGAATGTCACACTAATTGTGCCGGAGCTTGACAAGACCTCCTTTTGGAACGATCCAAG TGAGTTTAAAGATATATTCGATTTGGATCACTTCATAAGCTCGTTAAGAGATGAAGTTCGGATACTCAAAGAGTTACCTCCAAGGCTTAAGAAAAGGGTTGAGCTTGGAGTGTACCACGAAATGCCTCCTATTAGTTGGTCAAACATGTCTTACTACCAAAATCAG ATTCTTCCACTGGTGAAGAAACATAAGGTCTTACATCTGAACAGAACGGATACTCGACTTGCTAATAATGAACTGCCTGTGGAGGTTCAGAAGCTGAGGTGCCGAGTAAATTTCAACGGGCTTAAGTTTACTCCTCAGATTGAGGAATTGGGTAGACGAGTAGTCAAGATTCTGAGAGAGAAAGGTCCCTTTCTCGTCCTGCATCTCAGATATGAAATGGACATGTTAGCATTTTCCGGTTGCTCACATGGTTGCAAccctgaggaagaagaagaactaacAAGAATGAG ATATGCTTATCCATGGTGGAAAGAGAAAGTTATAAACTCTGAGCTGAAGAGGAAAGATGGCCTTTGCCCTTTAACTCCTGAGGAAACTGCTCTCACGTTGACCGCGTTGGGTATTGACCGAAATGTTCAAATTTACATAGCTGCTGGAGAAATCTATGGTGGTCAAAGGCGGATGAAGGCTTTAACAGATGCTTTTCCAAATGTG GTCCGGAAAGAAACCCTACTCGAACCCTCTGATCTGGATTTTTGCCGGAACCATTCATCTCAAATGGCTGCACTTGATTACCTAGTGGCTCTTGAGAGTGATATATTTGTTCCAACTAACGATGGCAACATGGCTAGAGTCGTTGAAGGTCATCGCAG ATTCTTGGGGTTCAAGAAAACAATTCAGCTGAACAGGAAGTTCCTAGTTAAGCTGATAGATGAGTATACTGAAGGATTGTTGAGTTGGGATGTATTTTCATCCTCGGTGAAGGCGTTTCACTCTACTCGAATGGGAAGCCCAAAGAGACGGTTAGTGATTCCCAATAGACCAAAGGAAGAAGACTACTTCTATGCCAACCCGCATGAATGTTTGCAGCTGTTAGATGAACCATTGAGAGTCATTTGA
- the LOC104735594 gene encoding uncharacterized protein At1g04910-like isoform X2, giving the protein MCKMEKFLYHRKLWEMNVKLLGESKVEKLKNSFVSRPRMSLWMIRAVTVLWLWSCFVHLMALGEMWGPRLFKGWPSCFNHNGLSSPVDMTSLPTKIALPPKRVYVNNGYLMVSCNGGLNQMRAAICDMVTIARYMNVTLIVPELDKTSFWNDPSEFKDIFDLDHFISSLRDEVRILKELPPRLKKRVELGVYHEMPPISWSNMSYYQNQILPLVKKHKVLHLNRTDTRLANNELPVEVQKLRCRVNFNGLKFTPQIEELGRRVVKILREKGPFLVLHLRYEMDMLAFSGCSHGCNPEEEEELTRMRYAYPWWKEKVINSELKRKDGLCPLTPEETALTLTALGIDRNVQIYIAAGEIYGGQRRMKALTDAFPNVVRKETLLEPSDLDFCRNHSSQMAALDYLVALESDIFVPTNDGNMARVVEGHRRFLGFKKTIQLNRKFLVKLIDEYTEGLLSWDVFSSSVKAFHSTRMGSPKRRLVIPNRPKEEDYFYANPHECLQLLDEPLRVI; this is encoded by the exons atgtgtaaaatgGAGAAGTTTCTTTACCACAGGAAACTTTGGGAGATGAATGTTAAGCTTTTAGGTGAGAGCAAAGTTGAGAAACTCAAGAACTCTTTTGTTTCGAGGCCTCGTATGAGTTTATGGATGATTCGTGCTGTTACCGTCTTGTGGCTTTGGAGCTGTTTCGTTCATTTGATGGCTTTGGGTGAGATGTGGGGACCTAGATTGTTTAAAGGTTGGCCTTCTTGTTTCAATCACAATGGTTTGTCTTCTCCCGTAGATATGACGTCTCTCCCCACTAAAATTGCCCTTCCTCCTAAAA GGGTATATGTGAACAATGGTTATCTTATGGTTTCCTGCAATGGAGGACTCAATCAGATGCGAGCAGCG ATATGTGATATGGTAACTATTGCAAGGTACATGAATGTCACACTAATTGTGCCGGAGCTTGACAAGACCTCCTTTTGGAACGATCCAAG TGAGTTTAAAGATATATTCGATTTGGATCACTTCATAAGCTCGTTAAGAGATGAAGTTCGGATACTCAAAGAGTTACCTCCAAGGCTTAAGAAAAGGGTTGAGCTTGGAGTGTACCACGAAATGCCTCCTATTAGTTGGTCAAACATGTCTTACTACCAAAATCAG ATTCTTCCACTGGTGAAGAAACATAAGGTCTTACATCTGAACAGAACGGATACTCGACTTGCTAATAATGAACTGCCTGTGGAGGTTCAGAAGCTGAGGTGCCGAGTAAATTTCAACGGGCTTAAGTTTACTCCTCAGATTGAGGAATTGGGTAGACGAGTAGTCAAGATTCTGAGAGAGAAAGGTCCCTTTCTCGTCCTGCATCTCAGATATGAAATGGACATGTTAGCATTTTCCGGTTGCTCACATGGTTGCAAccctgaggaagaagaagaactaacAAGAATGAG ATATGCTTATCCATGGTGGAAAGAGAAAGTTATAAACTCTGAGCTGAAGAGGAAAGATGGCCTTTGCCCTTTAACTCCTGAGGAAACTGCTCTCACGTTGACCGCGTTGGGTATTGACCGAAATGTTCAAATTTACATAGCTGCTGGAGAAATCTATGGTGGTCAAAGGCGGATGAAGGCTTTAACAGATGCTTTTCCAAATGTG GTCCGGAAAGAAACCCTACTCGAACCCTCTGATCTGGATTTTTGCCGGAACCATTCATCTCAAATGGCTGCACTTGATTACCTAGTGGCTCTTGAGAGTGATATATTTGTTCCAACTAACGATGGCAACATGGCTAGAGTCGTTGAAGGTCATCGCAG ATTCTTGGGGTTCAAGAAAACAATTCAGCTGAACAGGAAGTTCCTAGTTAAGCTGATAGATGAGTATACTGAAGGATTGTTGAGTTGGGATGTATTTTCATCCTCGGTGAAGGCGTTTCACTCTACTCGAATGGGAAGCCCAAAGAGACGGTTAGTGATTCCCAATAGACCAAAGGAAGAAGACTACTTCTATGCCAACCCGCATGAATGTTTGCAGCTGTTAGATGAACCATTGAGAGTCATTTGA